The Dehalococcoidia bacterium genome includes a window with the following:
- the leuS gene encoding leucine--tRNA ligase → MTTRKRISNMRYDPQEIDGKWQQKWEKDDIYKIDESLDRPNWYALTMYPYPSGDLHVGHWYAMAPSDAHARYMRMRGYNVLHPMGFDAFGLPAENAAINRGIHPHTWTMDNIERMRGQLRSMGSIYDWSREVVTCDPKYYRWNQWFFLKMYEKGLAYRSAAPVNWCPTCQTVLANEQVVDGRCERTDDIVVRREMDQWFFKITDYADELLDFSGVVEWPERIRSMQTNWIGRSEGVEISFDISDYGLAETEIKAFTTRIDTIFGVTYLALAPEHPLVEKIATSNHIEQIRQYINKTSEESEIDRLATDREKTGVFTGAYAINHLNGSHIPIWISDYVLLTYGTGAVMGVPAHDQRDFEFAQKFELPITVVVSPPQWDGSDLQAAWVEKKGVLVNSQQFDGLPNHEGYEAIADLVESAGYGGRKVGYRIRDWLISRQRYWGTPIPIIYCDNCGVQPVPFNELPVLLPENAEFKPTGESPLKYSSEFLNVPCPSCRIPARRETDTMDTFVDSSWYFLRYVSPESLDAPFDSNKIGLWNPVDQYTGGAEHAVMHLLYARFFTKVIRDLGLIEFGEPFLRLFNQGTVLSNHTKMSKSRGNVIAPDIYTKELGADVVRLYLMFMGPWEGGGDWSDSGINGVARWVNRLWDLCTKTSEALPEKEQELDRELLRKMHQTIKNVITDYDRFKYNTAIAAMMELTNAASPAYEKKLVSQKVWIELISNLLLLIAPMAPHLSEELWEIIGKEYSIHQNMLPAWDEELCADDEATLVVQVNGKVRDKIMVAALINEEDARDVALSSNKIQEHLSGKEIVKIVFVSDRCLLSIVAK, encoded by the coding sequence ATGACTACCCGTAAAAGAATTTCAAACATGCGATATGACCCTCAAGAAATTGACGGGAAATGGCAGCAAAAATGGGAAAAGGACGATATATATAAAATTGACGAAAGTTTAGATCGTCCGAATTGGTACGCTTTAACTATGTACCCCTATCCTTCAGGTGATTTACATGTGGGTCATTGGTATGCCATGGCTCCTTCCGATGCACATGCGAGATATATGCGAATGCGTGGTTATAACGTACTCCATCCGATGGGATTTGATGCATTTGGATTGCCTGCAGAGAATGCTGCTATAAATCGCGGTATCCACCCCCATACATGGACAATGGATAATATCGAAAGGATGCGCGGGCAGCTACGTTCGATGGGATCGATATACGACTGGAGCCGAGAAGTAGTTACGTGTGACCCCAAATACTATCGTTGGAATCAATGGTTTTTCTTAAAAATGTATGAAAAAGGTTTGGCTTATCGCTCGGCTGCTCCAGTTAACTGGTGCCCGACATGTCAGACTGTGCTTGCAAACGAGCAAGTAGTAGATGGTAGATGCGAAAGGACGGACGATATTGTTGTCCGTCGTGAGATGGATCAATGGTTCTTCAAAATTACTGATTATGCAGATGAATTATTAGATTTCTCTGGCGTGGTGGAATGGCCTGAGCGTATTCGGTCTATGCAAACTAATTGGATTGGAAGGAGCGAAGGCGTAGAAATATCTTTTGATATTTCTGACTATGGTCTTGCAGAAACAGAGATAAAAGCTTTTACAACTCGAATAGACACCATTTTTGGGGTTACTTACTTGGCCCTTGCACCTGAGCATCCCCTGGTTGAGAAAATAGCAACCTCTAATCATATTGAACAAATTCGACAATATATCAATAAAACTAGTGAAGAATCTGAGATCGACAGGCTTGCAACTGATCGAGAAAAGACGGGCGTGTTTACTGGGGCGTATGCAATAAATCATCTAAATGGATCTCATATTCCAATATGGATTAGTGATTATGTCCTTTTAACGTACGGAACAGGGGCAGTAATGGGTGTCCCTGCACATGATCAAAGAGACTTCGAATTTGCTCAAAAATTTGAGTTACCAATTACTGTTGTAGTTAGCCCTCCCCAATGGGACGGTTCTGATTTACAAGCTGCATGGGTGGAAAAAAAGGGAGTACTAGTAAATTCACAACAATTTGATGGACTTCCTAATCACGAAGGATATGAAGCCATTGCCGATTTAGTGGAATCTGCTGGATATGGAGGAAGAAAAGTTGGTTATAGGATTAGAGACTGGCTGATCAGTCGCCAACGCTACTGGGGCACCCCCATACCTATAATTTATTGCGATAATTGTGGTGTTCAGCCTGTCCCCTTTAATGAATTACCTGTCCTTTTGCCTGAGAATGCAGAATTTAAACCAACGGGGGAATCTCCTTTAAAATATAGTAGTGAATTTCTCAATGTGCCATGTCCTTCCTGTAGGATTCCTGCCAGGCGAGAGACAGATACTATGGACACTTTTGTAGATTCATCCTGGTATTTCTTACGTTACGTCAGCCCTGAATCTTTAGACGCTCCGTTTGATTCGAACAAAATAGGATTATGGAACCCGGTTGATCAATATACTGGTGGTGCAGAGCATGCTGTAATGCACTTACTCTATGCTCGATTTTTCACAAAAGTAATAAGGGATTTGGGCCTAATTGAATTTGGGGAACCTTTTTTAAGGCTTTTTAACCAAGGCACTGTTCTCTCCAACCATACAAAAATGAGTAAAAGCCGAGGCAATGTCATTGCCCCTGATATTTACACTAAAGAACTTGGGGCGGATGTGGTTCGACTATACCTGATGTTTATGGGCCCTTGGGAAGGTGGTGGTGACTGGAGCGATTCTGGTATTAATGGTGTTGCCCGATGGGTGAATCGTTTATGGGATTTATGTACTAAAACCTCAGAGGCGCTGCCAGAAAAGGAGCAGGAATTAGATCGAGAGCTTTTAAGGAAAATGCACCAAACGATCAAAAACGTAATTACTGATTACGATCGATTTAAGTACAACACAGCTATTGCTGCGATGATGGAACTTACAAACGCCGCGTCTCCTGCATATGAAAAAAAATTAGTATCACAGAAGGTTTGGATTGAATTAATTTCGAATCTTCTACTTTTGATTGCACCGATGGCTCCGCATTTGTCTGAAGAGCTTTGGGAGATTATTGGCAAGGAATATAGTATCCATCAAAACATGTTGCCTGCGTGGGATGAAGAGCTGTGCGCAGATGATGAAGCAACACTTGTGGTACAGGTTAATGGCAAGGTTAGAGATAAAATTATGGTGGCTGCATTAATAAATGAAGAAGATGCTCGGGATGTGGCACTATCTTCAAATAAGATCCAGGAGCATCTTTCAGGGAAAGAGATTGTAAAAATTGTGTTTGTTTCAGATAGATGTTTATTGAGCATAGTGGCCAAATAA
- a CDS encoding SMC family ATPase encodes MLPIQLSLKNFLSYREAAPNLVLEDVHVACLCGPNGNGKSALLDAITWVLWGRARGQRTDQLLHHGQNEMSVDLIFDISNNRYRVSRRYSKARSTPQSSLELYLKNTDGNYAPITGDSITATQSFIIRLINMDYDTFVNSAFLVQGRADAFTMSSPTQRKEVLTKVLGLGLYDRLEDRAKMHARDLQGHLSTSNSISLRLEEQISNYDAKKIALSSVGNQLAKSNDLEAHLLLKLGTINSTIIELEQLRSYQIDREESEQRYSRRKKEFDTELLNLESKINEHYEIQASSEPILQGYAALQDEKAILNSLNITAQKALAFQVELAPLEKIINESRVSLEAKIASIQQTMQNELQPKIDSRNSLESQYSSVGIEIEKLKSQLLELAEDHKKNNERYKKIEALKHAKNNLYTEGNATKEKLQILQHAHSSQHSCPLCETLLTADGIERLQKTYNQTIESQRSLYKEKSELIESEESIYTRLEKQYNDSNASITSAIIDSERTRGELKTLLDNSLKAFEMYEKLRAELSGFEINLKECNYAPREQVECEKIRAQLNELNYDPQLIELSKDKISKLLIWEESHQKLLLANSRLNEDLELQISLKARIQDNEDDLARNTTELVSIREKVKELSSLNIEKAALDNSLQIAQSEKNKLLNEEGSLLQELKEIEKAKLELSALENERKNLAFESSIYTELAITFGKGGVQALLIEAAIPRLEDEANELLHRMSDGKMSIRLETQKQRKSANTSSDVAETLEIIVADELGTRSYEMFSGGERFRVDFAIRIALSKLLAWRSGAPLPTLFIDEGFGTQDTDGRDRIIEVLKAIEDQFECILVITHLDSIKEAFPLRIEVRRTAEGSTFSVY; translated from the coding sequence TTGCTACCTATACAACTTTCATTAAAGAATTTCTTATCCTACCGAGAAGCGGCACCGAATCTCGTGCTCGAAGATGTACATGTTGCATGCCTTTGCGGCCCCAATGGCAACGGAAAATCTGCGTTATTGGATGCAATAACTTGGGTTCTATGGGGCAGAGCTCGGGGGCAAAGAACAGACCAACTATTACATCATGGGCAAAATGAGATGTCAGTCGATCTCATTTTTGATATTTCGAATAATCGATATCGTGTTTCTAGAAGATACTCGAAGGCTAGAAGCACTCCTCAAAGCTCTTTAGAACTTTATTTGAAAAATACTGATGGTAATTACGCCCCTATTACTGGGGACTCAATTACCGCTACTCAGTCTTTCATTATACGGCTAATCAATATGGACTATGACACATTTGTGAATAGCGCATTCCTCGTCCAGGGCCGAGCAGATGCTTTTACAATGTCTAGCCCCACACAAAGAAAAGAGGTTCTTACTAAAGTACTAGGATTAGGACTTTATGATCGGTTAGAGGATCGTGCCAAAATGCACGCACGAGATTTGCAAGGTCATCTGTCTACGTCTAATTCGATAAGCCTCCGGCTAGAAGAACAAATTTCAAATTACGATGCTAAAAAAATTGCATTATCCAGCGTAGGGAATCAGCTAGCCAAATCCAATGATTTGGAAGCTCACTTGCTTTTGAAGCTGGGCACAATTAATTCAACCATCATTGAATTAGAGCAATTGCGATCTTACCAAATTGATAGGGAAGAATCTGAGCAACGATATAGCAGAAGAAAAAAAGAATTTGATACAGAGTTACTAAATCTTGAATCTAAAATTAATGAACATTATGAAATTCAGGCTAGCTCAGAACCAATTCTTCAAGGATACGCTGCTCTACAGGACGAAAAAGCAATCCTCAATTCCTTGAATATTACCGCACAAAAGGCTTTAGCGTTCCAAGTAGAACTAGCACCTTTAGAAAAAATAATTAACGAATCTCGAGTGAGTTTAGAAGCGAAAATCGCCTCCATCCAACAGACTATGCAGAATGAGCTCCAACCCAAGATCGACTCTCGAAATTCTTTAGAGTCTCAGTACAGTTCTGTTGGTATCGAAATTGAAAAACTCAAAAGCCAGCTGCTTGAATTAGCTGAAGATCACAAAAAAAATAATGAGCGTTACAAAAAAATAGAAGCACTCAAGCATGCAAAAAATAATTTATACACAGAAGGAAATGCCACTAAGGAAAAATTACAAATCCTTCAGCATGCCCACTCCAGTCAACATAGCTGTCCATTGTGCGAAACGTTACTAACTGCAGATGGCATTGAACGGCTCCAGAAAACCTATAATCAAACAATTGAATCTCAGCGTTCCTTATATAAAGAAAAAAGCGAACTGATCGAATCCGAAGAGTCGATCTATACACGCCTAGAGAAACAATATAACGATTCTAATGCGAGTATTACTTCCGCAATAATCGACTCGGAGAGAACCCGAGGAGAGCTTAAAACCCTTCTAGACAATTCCTTGAAAGCATTTGAGATGTACGAAAAACTACGGGCAGAGCTTTCAGGCTTCGAAATCAATCTTAAAGAGTGTAATTATGCACCAAGGGAACAAGTCGAGTGCGAAAAAATCCGAGCGCAATTAAATGAGTTAAATTACGATCCTCAGCTAATCGAATTGTCTAAGGACAAAATCTCAAAGCTTCTCATATGGGAAGAGTCTCATCAGAAGCTTCTTTTAGCAAACTCAAGGCTGAATGAAGACTTGGAGTTACAAATATCGTTGAAAGCCCGAATTCAGGATAATGAAGATGATTTAGCTCGAAATACGACTGAATTGGTTTCCATCAGAGAAAAAGTCAAAGAGCTTTCTTCTTTAAATATAGAAAAAGCAGCCCTTGATAACTCCTTGCAAATTGCGCAATCCGAAAAAAACAAATTACTGAATGAAGAAGGATCCTTATTACAAGAATTGAAGGAAATTGAAAAAGCGAAACTTGAATTAAGCGCATTAGAAAATGAGCGGAAAAATTTAGCTTTTGAATCTTCAATTTACACTGAGTTAGCAATAACTTTTGGGAAGGGAGGCGTTCAAGCTCTGTTAATTGAAGCCGCAATTCCTCGGTTAGAAGACGAAGCCAATGAGTTACTCCACCGTATGAGCGACGGGAAAATGTCTATACGATTAGAAACTCAAAAGCAACGAAAAAGTGCGAATACAAGCTCTGATGTTGCTGAAACTCTAGAAATAATCGTCGCGGATGAACTAGGTACGCGATCGTATGAAATGTTTAGTGGAGGAGAGCGTTTCAGAGTCGATTTTGCTATACGGATAGCTCTTAGTAAATTGCTAGCATGGCGTTCCGGAGCACCTCTACCAACATTGTTTATAGATGAGGGGTTTGGGACGCAAGACACAGACGGAAGAGATCGAATAATTGAGGTCTTAAAGGCAATTGAGGATCAGTTTGAATGTATATTGGTAATTACACACCTAGATTCCATTAAAGAGGCTTTCCCTTTAAGGATAGAAGTTCGACGTACTGCTGAAGGTTCTACTTTCTCAGTTTACTGA
- a CDS encoding electron transfer flavoprotein subunit beta/FixA family protein, with protein MTLHIVVTAKQVVDPETPASAFVIEDKKVAISANFSPVINGYDEQAVEAALRIKEAVGDARITVLSCGPSFALDVIKKPLAMGADDLILLQDPNFENSIDPTLVIKALAIAIKKIGDVDLVISGRQASDWDNALVPIGIAEFLDWPLATIARKIDVEGTKVTVERVLPDGYEIVETSTPAVITVSNELGNPRYPNMRGIMGARRIQPTIWDTNELELAGEAVDIAMELVSLEKPTKLVQTEIIEGEDEADSGRKLALRLREERVI; from the coding sequence ATGACTCTACACATAGTGGTTACAGCCAAGCAAGTTGTAGACCCTGAAACTCCTGCTTCAGCCTTTGTAATAGAAGACAAAAAAGTGGCTATTTCTGCAAATTTTTCGCCCGTAATTAATGGGTATGATGAACAAGCGGTGGAAGCGGCCTTAAGAATTAAAGAAGCTGTTGGAGATGCTCGGATTACGGTCCTTTCCTGTGGCCCCAGTTTTGCTTTGGATGTAATAAAGAAGCCCTTGGCTATGGGCGCTGATGATTTAATTTTGCTTCAGGATCCTAATTTTGAAAATAGTATAGATCCAACCTTAGTGATAAAAGCACTTGCCATTGCTATAAAGAAAATTGGAGATGTAGATTTAGTTATTTCAGGCAGGCAAGCCAGTGATTGGGACAATGCTCTTGTACCAATTGGGATAGCTGAGTTTCTTGATTGGCCTTTGGCCACAATTGCACGAAAAATTGATGTTGAAGGTACGAAAGTGACAGTTGAACGTGTGCTCCCCGATGGGTATGAAATAGTAGAAACATCAACACCTGCGGTTATTACTGTTTCTAATGAGTTAGGGAATCCACGATACCCGAATATGCGCGGCATAATGGGAGCTCGTAGGATTCAACCAACAATTTGGGATACTAATGAGTTAGAACTAGCGGGAGAAGCCGTAGATATTGCGATGGAGCTTGTCTCACTGGAAAAACCTACCAAGCTGGTTCAGACAGAGATCATTGAAGGCGAGGACGAAGCAGATTCTGGAAGGAAGTTAGCACTAAGATTAAGAGAAGAGCGTGTGATTTAA
- a CDS encoding electron transfer flavoprotein subunit alpha/FixB family protein: MAKALIVGEIHNQELTATTLESIAAAQILEASSIAVIIAGYDIESIAEHAIFAGADHVYTVSEGPAADGEFDDLVNAAYKVAIEIKPDFVLGSKTITGRDVMPRLAFRLGTILVTDCMSLERDDARRICATRPTYGGNVNAKVACLGEPAVLSLRPKSFEVNDSDRSRKGEIQEVVFDSNIRTRVIKKIEEQSEGISLQDAKTVIAGGRGLGGPEAFSKLHDLALVLGGAVGASRAACDAGWVPSSYQVGLTGKTVTPDLYIAIGISGASQHMAGCSNSKTLVAINKDEGANIFKEARFGVKGDWEKVLPAFIEQLHELID, translated from the coding sequence ATGGCAAAAGCGTTGATTGTAGGTGAAATTCATAATCAGGAATTGACTGCAACAACTCTTGAAAGTATTGCTGCTGCACAAATACTTGAAGCCTCGAGCATAGCGGTAATAATTGCGGGTTATGATATTGAGTCTATTGCAGAGCATGCGATATTTGCAGGTGCTGATCATGTCTATACTGTTTCAGAAGGTCCTGCAGCAGACGGTGAATTCGACGATCTTGTAAATGCGGCGTACAAAGTGGCCATCGAAATTAAGCCTGATTTTGTTTTAGGTTCCAAAACAATTACAGGTCGTGACGTTATGCCTCGACTTGCCTTTCGCTTAGGTACAATTTTAGTTACAGATTGCATGTCACTGGAGCGTGATGATGCTCGGCGAATTTGCGCTACTAGGCCGACGTATGGCGGGAATGTGAACGCAAAAGTTGCATGTCTTGGAGAACCCGCGGTTTTGTCATTGAGACCTAAAAGCTTTGAAGTAAATGATTCAGACCGCTCTAGGAAAGGCGAAATTCAGGAAGTCGTATTTGACTCGAATATTCGCACGAGAGTAATCAAGAAAATTGAAGAACAATCTGAAGGAATAAGCCTTCAAGATGCCAAGACTGTCATCGCCGGAGGGAGAGGCCTTGGCGGCCCTGAAGCATTTTCAAAACTTCATGATCTCGCTCTAGTCCTGGGGGGGGCAGTTGGAGCATCTCGTGCTGCATGCGATGCAGGGTGGGTTCCTTCGAGCTATCAAGTAGGACTTACAGGAAAAACTGTGACACCTGATTTATATATTGCAATAGGTATTTCTGGAGCGAGTCAGCATATGGCAGGATGTAGCAATTCAAAAACACTTGTTGCAATCAATAAAGATGAGGGAGCAAATATTTTCAAAGAAGCAAGATTCGGTGTGAAGGGTGACTGGGAAAAAGTACTTCCTGCATTCATAGAGCAGTTACACGAGTTAATAGATTAA
- a CDS encoding DPP IV N-terminal domain-containing protein, whose translation MNSYLKRKKSFAEFALSIWAALSIGLSLTACGLFAEPGYIAYTLGEEGSRAIAVSMPDGTDQRIITMDPAGSNSDNFAPVWSPDRQHLAFISNRDGNHEIYLAIADGSNFMRLTNTGVDESQISWSPKGDRIAYTSQSDNGVPQVHWLNLSDLRPNRLLFGSDSEIDPSWSPSGELIAFSVLDNNGNSTGIFLRNPDGVNRIQISQSNDRDPVWSPDSKQLAFVSTRDGSEDIYVVEIGENGPRGQALRITSTPGRDFAPVWSENGQRIAFLSDRNGNVDIFTVSPNGEDLETLTRSPVDETSVEWSNDERLVFESITSGLSQLFVMNPDGVQKQITEGSIPSSLPQW comes from the coding sequence ATGAATTCCTACTTAAAAAGAAAAAAATCCTTTGCAGAATTCGCATTATCCATTTGGGCCGCATTGTCCATTGGATTGAGCTTAACTGCCTGCGGACTCTTTGCCGAACCCGGCTATATCGCTTACACACTAGGTGAGGAAGGGTCACGCGCTATAGCCGTGTCTATGCCTGATGGGACAGATCAGCGAATTATAACGATGGATCCCGCTGGTAGTAACTCTGACAATTTTGCGCCTGTCTGGTCTCCAGATAGGCAACACTTAGCCTTCATAAGCAATAGAGATGGGAATCATGAAATTTATTTAGCAATTGCAGATGGTTCTAATTTCATGCGTCTTACAAACACTGGAGTAGATGAATCTCAAATTTCTTGGTCTCCTAAAGGTGATCGTATCGCATACACCTCTCAATCTGATAACGGAGTTCCTCAAGTTCATTGGTTGAATTTATCGGATTTACGTCCTAATCGTTTATTATTTGGTAGTGATAGTGAAATCGATCCATCTTGGTCGCCCAGCGGAGAGCTTATTGCCTTTTCAGTGTTAGACAATAATGGTAATTCTACTGGGATATTTTTAAGAAACCCCGATGGAGTAAATCGAATACAGATTTCACAATCAAACGATCGTGATCCAGTATGGTCACCCGATTCTAAACAGCTAGCCTTTGTATCGACCAGAGACGGGAGTGAAGATATTTACGTAGTTGAAATTGGCGAAAATGGGCCTCGTGGGCAAGCGTTAAGAATCACAAGCACTCCTGGGCGGGATTTTGCACCAGTATGGTCAGAGAATGGTCAAAGAATAGCGTTCCTATCGGATAGAAACGGTAATGTTGATATCTTCACTGTTTCTCCTAATGGAGAAGACCTAGAAACGCTAACTAGAAGTCCCGTTGATGAAACATCGGTAGAATGGAGCAACGACGAACGGCTAGTTTTCGAATCAATAACCTCTGGATTAAGTCAACTTTTTGTTATGAATCCAGATGGAGTTCAAAAGCAAATTACGGAAGGCTCTATTCCCTCAAGTCTACCTCAGTGGTAA
- a CDS encoding DNA alkylation repair protein yields MVNKYNQKEKTSPAANEQFSEKCVTEIRRKLHNASQKNTADQIRKSVNEDIDCYGVTTTDTHKIGLDAVRKLRAEGLSQTIHIADALFQSLKYEEALIGGQLVGALARLISASDFENISPWVDLVNSPRTADSFAINCISPCLAAKPSLVKTMREWARSDNASKRRSSISSFNPLVREGRFLTDALEVAAILMKDNNADVQRGVGTMLLEATRLQAGRVIEFLEEWKGYSSKNIFQIATSKLRPDQRSKLLNV; encoded by the coding sequence ATGGTCAATAAATACAATCAAAAAGAAAAAACTTCCCCTGCGGCCAACGAGCAATTTAGTGAAAAATGCGTAACGGAAATCAGACGGAAGCTTCATAATGCCAGCCAAAAAAATACTGCTGACCAAATACGTAAATCCGTTAATGAAGATATCGATTGTTACGGAGTTACAACCACCGATACTCATAAAATTGGGCTAGATGCGGTTCGAAAATTAAGGGCAGAAGGCCTTTCGCAAACTATTCATATTGCTGACGCCCTTTTCCAATCACTCAAGTACGAAGAAGCGCTTATCGGAGGCCAATTGGTGGGTGCCCTTGCACGATTAATTTCCGCTTCAGATTTTGAAAACATATCACCATGGGTAGACCTAGTAAATTCACCTCGGACTGCCGATTCATTTGCTATTAATTGTATAAGCCCTTGCCTTGCCGCAAAGCCTTCCTTGGTCAAAACTATGCGTGAATGGGCACGCTCTGACAATGCTTCGAAACGCCGATCCTCAATTTCTTCATTCAATCCATTAGTGCGCGAAGGCCGATTTCTTACGGATGCTTTAGAAGTTGCTGCAATTCTCATGAAGGATAATAACGCTGACGTCCAGCGAGGAGTGGGAACAATGCTATTAGAAGCAACTCGATTACAAGCAGGTAGAGTAATTGAATTTTTAGAAGAATGGAAAGGATATTCTTCTAAAAATATTTTTCAAATTGCCACCTCTAAATTACGCCCTGATCAGCGATCTAAACTCCTGAACGTATGA
- a CDS encoding Rieske 2Fe-2S domain-containing protein, whose amino-acid sequence MLSIEENKKLCETDQGTIMGDYIRRFWIPFRLSSDVPEADGAPIRIKLMGEDLLAFRNTKGDVGLIQSNCPHRWADLFFGRNEESGIRCTYHGWKFDSEGNCVDMPTETDESTYKDKIKIAAYPVKEIAGILWTYMGPKQLTPEIPDFEYLKMPESHRFVSWNWQQTNYAQAIEGGIDSAHSNYLHASLDAYNMTEAWKEQWQKSQNLRDKYHARDQHPKFFAEDTDYGVITGARRDTGEGEFYWRYNLFLLPFYTMPPSAPTQKFFHAFVPIDDHNNMRWTFVWNLARPLLATDVEDWRNGSGLHAAALPGPDHWPLRNKENDYLINRDYQKTLSFTGITGTGEQDFSVQEGMGPITPRNKEHLGTTDIGIIKSRRRLLKEATALQDGSEPEAASKGNFYYLRSGDVLLGPEQNWVKDPVIQDLQTATW is encoded by the coding sequence ATGCTTTCAATAGAAGAAAATAAAAAGCTTTGTGAAACCGACCAAGGAACCATTATGGGTGACTACATTAGGCGATTTTGGATACCTTTCCGCCTCAGTAGTGATGTGCCTGAAGCAGATGGAGCTCCAATTCGTATTAAGCTAATGGGTGAGGATCTCTTAGCGTTCAGAAATACTAAAGGAGATGTAGGTCTAATTCAGAGTAACTGCCCTCATCGTTGGGCGGACCTGTTTTTTGGTCGTAATGAAGAATCTGGCATCAGATGTACCTACCATGGATGGAAATTTGACAGTGAAGGCAATTGCGTTGATATGCCCACTGAAACCGACGAAAGTACCTACAAAGACAAAATTAAAATAGCAGCTTACCCAGTAAAAGAAATCGCTGGAATCCTATGGACCTATATGGGTCCCAAGCAACTTACTCCAGAAATACCCGATTTTGAATATCTCAAAATGCCAGAATCACATAGGTTTGTATCTTGGAATTGGCAGCAAACTAATTATGCACAAGCTATTGAAGGCGGTATTGACTCCGCTCATTCTAATTATCTCCATGCTTCTTTGGACGCCTACAACATGACAGAAGCATGGAAAGAACAATGGCAAAAGTCGCAGAACTTACGTGACAAATACCATGCGAGGGACCAACATCCAAAGTTTTTTGCTGAAGATACTGACTATGGCGTGATTACTGGCGCGCGAAGAGATACCGGAGAAGGCGAATTTTACTGGAGATATAATTTATTCTTACTTCCGTTTTACACAATGCCGCCCTCGGCTCCTACTCAAAAGTTCTTCCATGCGTTTGTCCCCATCGACGACCACAACAATATGCGATGGACATTTGTTTGGAACTTGGCTCGCCCCCTACTTGCAACGGATGTAGAAGATTGGCGAAATGGTTCGGGACTTCACGCGGCAGCGCTACCAGGACCAGATCATTGGCCTTTAAGAAATAAAGAAAATGATTATCTAATCAATCGCGATTACCAGAAAACTTTATCTTTTACTGGAATTACTGGAACAGGGGAGCAAGATTTTTCAGTGCAAGAAGGCATGGGTCCAATCACCCCACGGAATAAAGAGCACTTAGGTACTACCGATATAGGTATCATAAAATCAAGAAGGCGATTACTCAAAGAGGCAACTGCTCTGCAGGATGGTTCTGAACCAGAAGCGGCTTCAAAGGGTAATTTCTATTACTTAAGGTCAGGGGATGTATTGCTAGGGCCTGAACAAAATTGGGTAAAAGATCCTGTCATCCAAGACCTCCAAACAGCTACTTGGTAA